The Granulicella sp. 5B5 nucleotide sequence AGGGCGGAGACCTGCGTGTCGCCGGTGTTGGCGAGGGCCAGGATCTGTGCGCCCTGCTCGCGCATGTCGCGGAGGAGATGGACGACCTTCTCGTAGCGGAGGACGGACTCGGGGCTCGCGGGGTCGTAGGTGGCGAGCATGACGAGCGGCGTGCCTTCGCTGACGAGTGCGTTGGGGCCGTGTTTCAGCTCGCCGGATGGGTAGCCTTCGGCGTGCAGGTAGGCTGACTCCTTGAGCTTGAGCGCGCCTTCGCGGGCGATGGGGTAATGGACGTCGCGGCCGAGGAAGAGGAAGCTGCTGGCAGAGCTGTAGCGCCGCGCGATGGTGTGGATTGAGGTCTCCCATGCGGTGAGCTGCGAGGTGATGCTCTGCGGGATGGCGGCGATCTCGATGAGGCGTGCGGAGACCTCGGCAGAGGAGAGCTCGCCGAGGGTTTCGGCGGCGAGGAGCGTGAGGAGATTGAGGTTCAGCAGCTGCGTGGTGAAGCTTTTGGTGGCGGGGACGGCGCGCTCGCGGCCGCTTTCGGTCGGGAAGGAGACGGTCGCTTCGTTCGACATGGAGGAGCCGGCGACGTTGGTGATGGCGAGCGTGGGGTGGCCGGCCTGTTTTGCCTTGCGAAGGGCGGCGAGGGTGTCGGCGGTCTCGCCGGACTGCGAGATGACCATGACAGAGGCACGCTTGAGGGCGTTTTCCGAGCGGTAGGTGTACTCGCTGGCGTACTCGACGTCGACGTGGATGCCGGCGATGTCTTCGAAGAGGATCTCGCCGACCATGCCGGCGTGGCGGCTGGAGCCGCTGGCGGTGATGACGATCTCATCCTTGGCAGCGCGCAGCCACTCGCGCACGGGGGCGCAGATCTCCTCGCGGAAACGGCTGCCATCGACATAACGGTGGAGTGTGTTGGTGAGGGCTGCGGGCTGCTCGTGGATCTCGCGAAGCATCCAGTGGGGATAGGGGGAGGGCGTGACTTCAGGATTGGACATAGCGGGCCTGCTCGCTCTGAAATGAGCGTTTTCTATTGATACGATCACTTTACTTTACGGATTCTTAGATTTCAAGGGAGATATTGGCAAAATTTCGCCAACTTCGCTACACTCAGGCACCGAGAGCTTATCCATGTCAAAGAAGATCGATGTACGCGCGGACCGTATTATGCGGGCGCTGTTACGGGCAGGGGACATCTCTGTTCAGGAGCTGGTGGACCAGATTGGCACGTCGGCGCCGAGCATACGGCGTGACCTGGCGCGGCTGGAGAAGCGCGGGCTGGTGCTGCGGACACATGGCGGCGCGACGCTGGTGGAGCCTCTGCTGTATGAACCGTTCCGGCATGACACGTCGTTCCAGGCGCGTGAGCTGCGGTTTGCGGATGAGAAGCGGCGGATCGGTCTGGTGGCTAGTGAGCTGATCAGCGAGAAGGAGACGGTCGGGCTGATGGCGGGCACGACGACGACGCAACTGGGGCGCTCGCTGCGACACCGGCGCGGGATCTCGGTGATTACGAATGCGCTGAACATCGGCATGGAGCTGTGCAATCAGCCGGCGATCAAGACGACTCTGACCGGCGGCACGCTGGCGTGGGCGTGGACGTTTGCGCTGGCGGGGCAGCCGGCGCTGAACATGCTGAGGGACGTGTACCTGGACAAAGCGTTCATCAGCGCGACCGGCTTCGACATGGAGCGCGGTGTGACGACGCTGGAGCCGGAAGAGGCGACGGTGTCGCAGATGATGATCAAGCAGGCGCGCGAGGTGATCGTGGTAGCGGACTCGAGCAAGATGGGGCAGGTGAGCCCGGCGCTGATCTGCCCGATCTCGACTGTGAATGTGCTGGTGACAGATACCGCGCTGCCAGAAGAGACTTATGAAGCGTTGACCGATCGCGGGATCAGGGTGATCCGCGCGTAGTTTCCTGTGCCGAGCCCTGAGAGCGATTGAGTGAGTAAGATGGCAGGGTGCGACGGGAGGGTATGTTGCTTCAAGGTGTCTGGAGATTGACAGTAGCTGCATTGGCAGGCGTGCTGGCGCTGGGGGTGGTGGCGCAGACGCCGCTGCAGGTGAAGGGTGACCGGTTCGAGCTGCGGGGGAAGCCGTTTCAGATTCTCTCCGGTGAGGTGGAGTATGCGCGGATTCCGCGTGCGGACTGGGCGGACCGGCTGCGCAAGGTGCATGCCATGGGGCTCAACACCATCACGGTGTATGTGTTCTGGAACCTGCATGAGCCAAAGCCGGGCGTGTTTGACTTCAGTGGGCAGAACGATGTGGCGGCGTTCCTCCGTGCCGCGCAGGCTGAGGGGTTGTATGTAGTGCTGCGGCCCGGGCCGTATGTGTGTGCGGAGTGGGACCTGGGTGGGTATCCGGCGTGGCTGCTGAAGGACCATACGATGGTGCTGCGGAGTATGCAGCCGCAGTATCTGGCGGCAGTGCGGACGTGGATGATGCGGCTGGGTAAGGAGCTGTCGCCGCTGCAGGCAAGCCGCGGCGGCCCGATCATCGCGGTGCAGGTGGAGAACGAGTATGGCTCGTTCCAGGTGCCGGATGATGGCGGTGCGTATATGCGGACGATGGAGCAGATGGTGCGCGATGCGGGGTTTGGCGAGTCGCTGCTGTATACGGCCGATGGGCCAGAGGAACTGCCGAAGGGGTCGCTGCCGGACTTGCCGGCGGGGATCGACTTTGGGACGGGCGATGCGGCGCAGGGGATCGCGGTGTTCAAGAAGTATCGGCCAAACGCGCCGGTGTATGTGGCTGAGTACTGGGACGGGTGGTTCGATCACTGGGGATCGAAGCATGAGGTGACGGATGCGGCCAAGCAGGAGGCGGAGCTTCGGGACGTGATTGCGAAAGGCTACTCGATCAGCTTGTACATGATCCATGGTGGGACGAGCTTTGGCTGGATGAATGGGGCGAACTGGGACAGGAACAAGTATGAGCCGGATGTGTCGAGCTATGACTATGACGCGCCGATCGACGAGGCTGGGCGGCTGAGGCCGAAGTACTATGCGATGCGGAAGATCATCGCAGAGGCAACGCATGTGACGCCGCCAGCGGTGCCGGAGTTGGTCCCGATGATGACGCTGCCGGAGATGCGGCTGACCGAGACGCGTCCGTTGTGGGAGAAGCTGCCGAAGGCGATCGAAGCAGAAGCGCCGCTGGCGATGGAGGATGTGGACCAGGCTTATGGCTACATGCTGTATCGCACGCGATTGAAGAGCGATGTGCGAGGAGCAGTGCTGCATATCAGCGAGTTGCACAGCTATGCGCGAGTGTATCTGGATGGAGAGCTGGCGGGTGTGATCGACCGTCGGCTTGGGGAGACTGACCTGCCGCTGACAGCGCATGCAGGGCAACGGCTCGATCTGTTGGTGGAGAATACGGGGCGGATTAACTTTTCGGTGAAACTGCGTGGTGAGCGGGCTGGGATTCTGGGCGATGTGGTGCTGGGGGGTGTGACACTGCATGGGTGGCAGATGGTACCGCTGCCGCTGGAGGAGCCACCGGTGGATGGCTACTCTGCGAAGACCTGCAGTGGGCCTTGCTTTTACCGTGGCACATTTACTGTCAGCTCGCCGGGGGATACGTTCCTGAATACGGAGCGGCTGGGTAAAGGAGTTGTGTGGGTGAATGGGCATCTGCTGGGGCGGTTCTGGAATGTGGGGCCGATGGGTAGCTTGTATGTTCCGGGAGTCTGGTTGCATGCCGGGAGCAATGCTGTGACGGTGTTCGATCTGAATGGCGGCGCGGCGGAGATCCGGGGTGACGACCATCCGACGTATCTGCAGCCGGTGGCGGAATCGACGGCTGCCGACCGCTGACACCCTCCCCCCCCGGGTTTTCGGGGTAAGATACGCAGTACAAAGGGGTTAGCTTCATATCACCAACACACGGCATGCACTTTAATTTGAGGTGCGGCGGAGCGGTGCCGTGGCTGCTCGGGTGGCATTCAGTAGACCTGCTTGCATGGCTTGGCGCGGCACATGAGCGAATTTGTGCGTGGCTGGATTTGAAGCACATAAAAATGAATGATTTAGCACAATACAAACAAAATTTCGTTACGAGGAACAAGTTTTTGCTTGCGTACTTGCTCCGCAATGCGGTAGATTCCAGTCTCAACAGCGACAATTTGAGCATCTGAAGGTGATTTGAACAAAAAGATGACTCTAGAAGCCACTAGCTCTGTATGAATCGCTGCTGGATGTAAATCTCGAAGGCCGGAGACACACCATGAGAAATATCTGTTGTTCAAGAGCCCTACGCCTGCTGTTTTTACTGCTGTGCATTCCCCTTGCCGCAGCCGCACAGACGATTACCGGATCGGTGACCGGAACGGTAACAGACCCTAGCGGCGCTGCCATTCCTGGCGCCAAGGTTGCGGTTACCAATGTGGACACCGGAGTAACAGTCACGGACTCCGCCAACAGCGCCGGTATCTATAACGTGCGCTTCCTGCAGATCGGCCGATACAAGATTGTGACGACGGCGCCAGGTTTCAGCAAGCAGAACTATGGGCCGTTCTCTCTGGAGATCGACCAGGTAGCCAAGGTGGATGTGAAGCTGGCGGTCGGTGCGAATACGACGACCGTGGATGTGTCCGAGAGCGCGCAGCCGATTCTGAATACAGAGAATGCGACTCTGGGCGAGACGTTCACCGAGAACACGATCAACAGCGTTCCCCTGAATGGACGTGACTTTTCGCAGCTGACGGTCTTTACGCCCGGTGCGGTCTCGACTGACTATGGTGCGTTCGGCGGACAGCAATCCAAGGAGCGTGATACAGGTGGCAGCACGGTCGCCAATGTTAACGGCAACCGTGGTCAATCGAACAACTACATTCTCGATGGTCAGGAGATCAATGAGAACCTGAACAACACCATCGGCTATACCCCCAGCCCTGATTCGCTGGACCAGATCCGCGTGATCAGCTCGAATGCGAACGCCGAGTTCGGAAACGTGAACGGCGGCGAAGTGCTGATGGTGACCAAGAGCGGTACGAACAAGTTTCATGGCAGTGTGTTCGGCTTCCTGGAGAACGACAACCTGGATGCGAATAGCTGGACGAACAAGTACAACGCGCCGAACATCATTGCCCGCAACCCATACACGCAGACCATCTTCGGAGGTACGTTCGGTGGTCCGATCTTCAAGGACAAGCTGTTCTTCTTTATGGACTATGAGGGCTACCGCGAGCATACGGGTGGCACCACGCAGTTCAGCGTCGCGCCGGCAGCCTTCCGCGGCCTAACCGCGACGGCCAACTGTCCGACTGGCGATGCCGACCTTTCGTCGCTGATCGCCGCGCAGAGCTTGCAGCTTTATAACACGCAGACCGCCGGCGGCCCTACGCCTTACGCGAACAACTGTGTGCCGATTACGAATCCGGTTGCGAAGTATTTGTTCGCGCATCCGAACATCTATCCGCTGCCCAACACGCCGACGACCGACCCGACTGGTGTGCAGAACAACCTGACCGGCCCGACGGGCAGCTACCAGAAGAACGATCAGGCCGATATCAAGATCGACTGGCACTTCTGGGACAAGAATGTGATCTCTGCACGCTACTCGCAGGGTTACGCGCAGGACGGTACGACGAAGGAACCGATCCCGGTGCAGTTCCCGTCGGCGTCGAGCTATCCCGATCACCTGTTTACGGTGGACTGGACGTATGCTGTCAACCCCGCGATCGTGAACCAGGCGCGTGCATCATATGCGCGCATCCGTTACAACAGCGGCGTGACGACGGACCCCAGCGGCGTGTTCGGGCTGAACGGCAACTCGATTGTCGGCATCCCAAGCCAGGCGCAAGAGACGGCCGGCTTCAGTCAGCAGACGTTCTCGAATGCCAGCCCCTCGACGACTACGGCTGGTGCGCTTGCTGTTGTGAGCAACGTGGGTGCGAACCCGACGCCTGAGATCTTCATCGACAACGTGTTCCAGTACAGCGATAATCTGACGTGGCAGAAGGGCAAGCACCTGCTGAAGTTCGGCGCCGAGTTGACGCGGTACCAGCAGAACAGCTTCTACCCCGGCAACGATGGTGAGCTTGGCTCGTTCACCTACACCGGCCAGTTCACGACGCCTGTAGGCGCAAGCACGACGTATGGCTTTGCGGACTTCCTGCTGGGTGACTCCGGCGACGCTTCGGTGGGCCAGGTTGTGGGCCGCACCGGCCAGCGCCAGTACCGCAATGCCTACTTCGCTCAAGACGACTGGAAGGTAACGCCTACGTTGACCCTGAACCTGGGCCTGCGGTATGAGTATGACCAGCCGATCTACGAAGTGAACAACAAGATGGCCAACATCAACCTGACAACCGGTGCGGTGGAGTACGCGGGCAGCGTGCCTTCCGCTAACACGTTCGCCAATGCGACGGTTTGCCCAACGCGTGCGTGCTACAGCTCCAACTACAACAACTTCATGCCGCGCATTGGTTTCTCGTACCAGCCGCGGGCGAAGATGGTGCTCCGTGGCGGCTATGGCATCACCACCTACCTGGAAGGCACTGGCGCAAACCTTCGCCTGACACAGAACCCGCCGTTCCATAACGACTTTGAAGCGAAGGCGACCTACCCGAGCGGTTCCGGCGCGACGTACTCGGGCGGTGCGCCGGTTCTTACGACCGACGGCTTTCCAACTACGACGCCGCCGGTGACGACGTTCTACGCATGGAAGAACAACCTGCAGTCCGCTGTGATCCAGGAGTTCTCGTTGACGACCGAATACCAGGTGACGAACACCTCGTCGCTGCAGGTCGGATACGTCGGTGAGATTGGGCATCACCTCGTCGATCCGGCTTATGGCGATCAGGCACCAAGTGCGACTGCCCCCCAGCCGTATCAGAACATCGTTGGCCTGAATGGCACGGTGAAGATTACGGCTTCAGATGCGAACCTGAACTACAACGCATTGCAGGCAATCTTCCGCCAGCATCTGAAGGGCGGACTGGAGTTCACGGCGAACTACACTTATGCCAAGGCGCTGACCGACGATATCGGCTACTACGGCGCCGCGGACATTCAACAGCAGTACTACCAGCAGGACTACTACAACATCGGTGGCGATTACGGTCCGGCGGGCGACGACGTGCGACATGCGTTCAGCGCGACGGGCACCTATACGCTGCCGTATGGTCATGGCCAGAGGTGGGGTGGGGATTCCAACCTCATCATGCAGGAGTTGCTGGGCGGCTGGAAGCTGAGCGGTTCGGGCGTTGCCTACACAGGTTTCCCGGTGACGGTGACTTCGAACGCGGTGTACTCGAATACGGTGAATGCGTATCCGGGCGCGGCGCGGCCGCAGGAGCTGTTGCCGGTGACGATCCAGAACCGTTCGGTGGCTCACTGGTTCGGCACGGCGCCAGCGATGATCCACGCTTGCAACTCCGACCAGGCGACGGCGACGTACTCGACCGGCAACGGTGGAACGGCGACCGTGAACTGCGTGTTCGCGGAGCAGCCGACGAACGCGTTCGGCAATGTCAGCACTGGCTCACTGCGTGCGCCGGGCTTCCTGAACATCGACGCCGCGTTGCAGAAGAGCTTCAAGACGTATGAAGACCAGCACCTGGACTTCCGCGCCGATTTCTTCAACGTGGGCAATATTGCAAGCTACGCGAACCCGGACAACGGCATCCAGGATACGAACTTCGGTCAGATCACGAGCACGCGATCGACGGAGCGTCATATCCAGCTGGAGCTGAAATACGCGTTCTAACGAGCTGGCTTTTCTCTAGTCCTGAGCCGGAGAGGATGCTCTCTCCGGCTCATTTTTCTATAGGCTTTCCAACAGAGAGGTAAGGCAATGAAGCGAGTAGTTTGGGCGATGGTGCTGGGCGCGGTGTTGAGCGGAACGTGTGCGCAGGCGCAGAAGGTGGAGTTCTGGATGGGGAATGGGAAGGCTTCGGTCGACTCGTTCATGGCGCACAAGGACAAGATCGATGTGATCTCGCCGACGTGGTACCAGATTGATGAGAACGGGCTGGTGACGGGCGAGCCGCAGCCGGTGGTGCTGAAGGCCGCACACGATGCGCATATGACGATCATTCCGCTGTTCGCGCTGTTCAACTGGAAGAAGCTGCATCAGCTGGCAGGCGATACGAAGGCGCAGGATGCGCTGATCGCGGGGCTGATCAGGGAGTGCAAGAATAACGGCTATGATGGCGTGAACCTGGACATCGAAGATGTGATGTGGACGGACCGCGATGGGCTGTCGGCGCTGGTGAAGCGCGTGGCCGATGCGCTGCATGCCGAGCACCTGCAGGTGCAGATCGATGTGTGCCCGAATGCTCCAGGGTATGCGGGCGAGATGGCATTCAGCAAGTGGATCTTTGAGGAGTGGCGGCTGGGATACGACCTGAAGGCGCTGGGTGAGGTTGTCGATACGCTGTGTTTGATGACGTATGACCAGAACACGCGGTGGACGACTCCGGGGCCGGTGGGTGGCTGGATATGGACGAAGCAGAACCTGGACTATGCGCTGAAGGTGGTGCCGAAGAACAAGCTGTCGCTGGGCATCGCTGTGTATGGCTACCACTGGTATACGGGCGATCCGGGGCTGGACAAGGACGAGAAGAAGCCAAACCCGACGGCGGAGTACATCTCATACGCGAACACGATCCAGTATCGCGATACCTATGGCGGCAAGACGCAGTGGGATGAGGATGACCATACGCCGTGGTTCTACATCTACCGCGACCAGATGCGCGAGTGGTTCTTCTATACGGACAAGCGCGCGTTCATGGACCGCTATGGCATGGCGAAAGATGCTGGGGTCTATGGCGTGTGCTCGTGGGTGCTGGGTGAGGAAGATCCGGCGATCTGGGCGGCGATTCCTGACAAACGATAGCAGAATGTTGTGAGTGGCGAGGCCGTTGCTGATGCGACGGCCTCGCTGTTTTAACTCGCCTGGGTCTGGCCGGAGAAATAGGTGACGGCCGGCTGCACGAGTTTGGGGCGAGGGGTGACTGGCCGTGCTGCGGTCCGCGGCTTTGCCTTCAAGGCGGTGGTGGCGCACTTGAGAGCGACGTTGCGGAAGATGGCCATCGCCGCGGAGTCGTTGGAGAGCATGCTGGCGAGACCAAGCTGAAATGTGGGGAGCTCTTCCTGGAAGGGACGCGCGACGATGTTAGGGAAGACGCAGGCCTCCATGGCGCGGGTGGCGATGGCGAGGCCTTCGCCGGCGGCGGCGTAGGCGAACTGCACGGTGCAGGACTGTGGCGACTCGACGATGCGCGGTGTGATGCCGAAGGGGGCGAGCAGCGCGCGCACGAACGGTTGATGGAAGCGGCAGTCCTTCATCCGCGACGCGATGATGGGCGTGGTGCGCAGACACTCGACGGAGATGGCGTCCATCTGCGCGAGCGGGCTGCGGCAGGAGACCATCGCCATGAGGCTGTCTTCGTAGAGCGGATCGAAGTGCAGGCCGGGCACGGGCAGCGAGCCGACCATGAGCAGTGCGTCGACTTTGCCCTCGGGCAGGCGCGCGATCATCTGCTCGGTGGTGAGCTCGATGACCTCGAGTTCGAAGTCGGGGTACATCTCCGTGAGCATGCGGAGGATGGATGGCAGCAGAACGAACTGGCCGACGGGCCCGCAGGCGACGCGGAGCTGCAGGCGCGTGTTGATGTTGCTGAGAGCTTCGTGCGCGCTGTCGACGGTGTCCATGATGGTCTGCGCGTAGTCGCGGAAGGCGCGGCCAGCTTCAGTGAGGCGCACCTGCTGGCGGTCGCGGACGAAGAGTTTTGCGCCGAAGGCTTCCTCAAGGGACTTGATCTGGAAGCTGATGGTGGGCTGGCTCATGTAGAGCACGCGCGCGGTCTTGTTGTAGTTCAGCAGGTCAGCGAGCGTGAGGAAGCATTGCAACTGCCGAATGCGAAAGTCCAAGAGCGGCCTCCGAGAGGTGGAGTGGCGACACGTTCGCGGCGGACCGAAATCCACCGTGAGGGCTTGCGGTTTGCTTGTCTAGGGGAGGCTTTCTGGCTACGCGCGAAGGCAGAGGGTGGACGGCGTGGTCCGTTGCTATCGCAACTATATTTTCATCAACGTATCACAATTCTATTACGCGCGAAAATCTTTTGATTAGACAGCCTCCAGCGCTGACGATATGCTCGGCTCATACCTGATCAAGCTGTCTGGGCGCACGTGAGATCTCAGATCTCTGCAACTATTTGAACCTGTTGCGAGAAGAGTTTTCGAACGCAACTGCTGGCGGGGCAAGGCACAAGCCAAGCTCTGGAACGCTCTCACCCATCTCTCGACGACGCGAATGCTGAGCTTTCGCGCGGCGGCGGGGGTGTCTTTGAACAACGGAATACTGCGTGTCCTGGCCCTGTCTGCCCGGAGGCCGCGGCGGTATCGCCCTATGGCGATGGTTTCGTTGCACTTCCTACTGAACCATTCAAACCCATGATCTGTGTGAGGTCTTCTTTTGATGCGAGCGCGTCTTCTGTCCTTGTTTCTGCTTCTTGCAGCCTGCACCGTGTGTACGCTTCCAGCCTTAGCGCAACAGACCGGAATCAGCGGCGTGGTGACCGACGCGCAGGGCGGAGGCTTGCCTGGTGCGAAGGTTGAGGTAAAGAAGACGGGCGGCGGCACGTTTTTGACGACCGCAAACGGGCAGGGCACCTATGTTGTGCCCAACCTGACGGCGGCGGAGTATACGATCTCCGCAAGCGCGCCGGGGTTTGCGACGGTGGAGAGGAAGGTGGAGCTGCTGGTGGGGCAGCTGGCGCAGATCAACGTCAGCCTGCCGCTGGCATCGACTTCGACCGCGGTGGTGGTGGAAGCTACAAGCGATCTGGCGATCGATACCACGTCTTCAGCAGTTGCCGGCAACGTGACGCCGAAGGAGGTTCAGGACGTACCGATCAACGGGCGCAACTATGTGGAGCTGTCGGCGCTGGTGCCGGGCATCAAGGCGAACTCGTTCGGGAACACGCCGGCGGCCTCGGGGCAGTCGACGAATGCCGGTGATGCGGAGACGGGCAAATTCCAGATCACGATGGACGGGCTGCAGGTGTCGCAGGACTCGGTGGGGTCGAGCTTTGGACAGCCGAAGTTTTCGCAGGATGCGATCTCGCAGTTTCAGATCATCACGGACCGTTTCGATGCGACCTCGGGCCGCTCGGCGGGCATTTATGTGAACGTGCAGACGAAGACCGGCACGAATTCGATGCACGGTGGTGCGTTCGGATACTTCCGCAACTCGTTCTTCAATGCGTCGGACCCCATTGCGAAGAAGGTGCTCGACTTCTCGGACCAGCAGTATGGCGGCACGCTGGGCGGCGCGATCAAGAGGGACAAGCTGTGGTACTTCGGATCGTATGAGGGCGAGCATCAGCCGAATACGGCGACGATCAGCCCCTATGTGACGACCACGGCCGGAGCGCTGTTCTCGCACGCGACGATCTTCAAGGTGAATGAGTACCTGGGCCGCGTGGATTACCAGATGAACGACAAGAACCACTTCTTTCTGCGCGGCGATGGGTTTACGCAGAAGAGCAGCTTTGTGGCGGGTTCCGATCCGAGCCAGTCGTATTCGTCGTCGGTGTCGAGTTCGGGTTTTGTGGCGGACTGGAACCGCAGCCTCAGCGACCATCTGATCAACGATCTGCATGGCGGCTTCCACTACTTTCAGTTCCAGAACCTGCCGTTCTTCAGCACGGGTTCGATCCAGGTTTCGCTGCCTGGCGGCGTCACGGTCGGCGAGCCTTATAACGAACCGGAGGTCTTCGATCAGTACTCGCAGCAGTATCGCGACGACCTGTTCTGGCTGAAGGGCAAGCACAGCGTAAAGATGGGCGGGGAGTATCTGTTCACCAAGCATGGGGGGCAGTTTCCGCAGTATCTGCGCGGCGGTCTTACGTGCTCGGGCGTGACAGCGTCACAGAGCCTGTACAACCAGTTCTTCCCGAACGGCACGCTCGATCCGAGCACGTGGAACTATGCGCTGTTGAACCAGGATTGCACCAGCACAAGCTACATCCAGGCGTTTGGGCAGTACAACATCGACATCGACCGCAACATCATCGGCGTGTGGGCGCAGGACGACTGGAAGATTCTGCCGAAGCTGACGTTGAACCTTGGCCTTCGTTACGACAATGACCTGGGAGCCTACAACACGGGCTACAAGCCGACGCCCGGCCTGCTGACGCCGAACACGAACCCGAACCTGAACTTTGGGCCGCGTCTCGGGTTCTCGTATGACCCGCGCGGCGATGGCAAGACGTCGATCCGCGGCGGCGCCGGTTTGTACTATGCCGACCAGGTGGCGAACCCAATCATCGACGAAGAGCTGTACAGCAGCACGGCGCGCGCGCTGCAGGCAACCGTGGCTGGCAGCCCCAGCACACCATTAAGCCTGCCGACACCTTTCACGGGACAGAACCCGTCCTCCAACCCGGATGGATATGTGAATACGCCGCAACCGGTGGCGCGCGGGTCGAAGACACCCTATGCGCTGCAGGCCTCGATTGGCGGAGCGCACGAGTTCGGCAGCAAGACTGCGGTTACCGCGGACTTTGTGCATATGCGTGTGTATGACGACTTCATCCTGTTGTCGGCGAACATCCTTGAGAACCCGGCGAACGCGGAG carries:
- a CDS encoding TonB-dependent receptor; its protein translation is MCTLPALAQQTGISGVVTDAQGGGLPGAKVEVKKTGGGTFLTTANGQGTYVVPNLTAAEYTISASAPGFATVERKVELLVGQLAQINVSLPLASTSTAVVVEATSDLAIDTTSSAVAGNVTPKEVQDVPINGRNYVELSALVPGIKANSFGNTPAASGQSTNAGDAETGKFQITMDGLQVSQDSVGSSFGQPKFSQDAISQFQIITDRFDATSGRSAGIYVNVQTKTGTNSMHGGAFGYFRNSFFNASDPIAKKVLDFSDQQYGGTLGGAIKRDKLWYFGSYEGEHQPNTATISPYVTTTAGALFSHATIFKVNEYLGRVDYQMNDKNHFFLRGDGFTQKSSFVAGSDPSQSYSSSVSSSGFVADWNRSLSDHLINDLHGGFHYFQFQNLPFFSTGSIQVSLPGGVTVGEPYNEPEVFDQYSQQYRDDLFWLKGKHSVKMGGEYLFTKHGGQFPQYLRGGLTCSGVTASQSLYNQFFPNGTLDPSTWNYALLNQDCTSTSYIQAFGQYNIDIDRNIIGVWAQDDWKILPKLTLNLGLRYDNDLGAYNTGYKPTPGLLTPNTNPNLNFGPRLGFSYDPRGDGKTSIRGGAGLYYADQVANPIIDEELYSSTARALQATVAGSPSTPLSLPTPFTGQNPSSNPDGYVNTPQPVARGSKTPYALQASIGGAHEFGSKTAVTADFVHMRVYDDFILLSANILENPANAEQNLIPTAPITAANYASRVCGNGDITLDSVTNLATGAPNNGNPNASPALNVCNNLFGTGTRTFTTYPGAGVIADDLQIGVKHATTKGFTGAVAYTWGRTKNSTGGQFSYPNKPFRPGIQQEWANGTDDQRHTLTMNGEYQWKYGLSLSSLYHFGSGLAFAPTSGGSVNGYTGSTRTFGYSVANGQSLLSQPIAPGATCPVAHCTTIYAPLSKVSYDANYGYWVIQRDGFRGTKYNRVDARLQENFTIKEKYHAIVAVEAFNLFNHANYGNFATAATTGTGANAYGTPIASSGAPFEYQARSLQFIGRFSF